One genomic segment of Nothobranchius furzeri strain GRZ-AD chromosome 10, NfurGRZ-RIMD1, whole genome shotgun sequence includes these proteins:
- the LOC139072138 gene encoding uncharacterized protein produces the protein MQKWSSNFKEKMASIRTIQMEQSVRRRRLNPLHDAEQHVELKIDKPGLIEQFINSYKGRGVIATKVFKQGDFVLEYRGKLCKEDSILQKNKYSDTEEVFLFDFQWQGNGWCVDASVEDKSLGRLVNDDHQRPNCKMKTVEVEGLPHLCLFALRDIDPGEEITYNYGKANWPWRKKVKSTGEVHEQNTDHQDDTEVKSTGEVHEQNNDHQDDTEVKSTGEVHEQNTDHQDDTEVKSTGEVHEQNTDHQDDTEVKSTGEVHEQNTDHQDDTEVKSTGEVHEQNTDHQDDTEVKSTGEVHEQNNDHQDDTEVKSTGEVHEQNNDHQDDTEVKSTGEVHEQNNDHQDDTEVKSTGEVHEQNNDHQDDTEVKSTGEVHEQNNDHQDDTEVKSTGEVHEQNNDHQDDTEVKSTGEVHEQNNDHQDDTEVKSTGEVHEQNADHQDDTESLTRKLQQHCSNSLYSHKKAEMEQNTKERKTTMMLVKRAKLAQELAELDALLNSQLDSPHNVGSRLSSQPLLSSDNSVLKKSMTNDTSDCGQLALKRLKTVSSAFATTSSVSHESGNQLVESSHKKSLRKKQATIYMETCSDWSDCTDYSDADYAPDSEESSAQDEDACLCPTAKKPLRSLRYPLLSPVKQDDGSESSIGEKMAKSPKKRTSSTPTKRKFSIDSPNSNVSTPKKSRFEQISHSIKVLPPSKSGGCRVYNKRNYCLYCLQPTSKLARHLETIHKNVEDVALAFQYPKNSKERRNKLNILRRRGNFAHNASVVKKGAGELQACYRPKKLKDAFDFIHCYHCQGLYAKKTLWKHMRRCPAKNNSDDESSTGKHRVRSKCALKTAVPHDIGEGLKSVISCMKYDKVTQLIQNDKQLLQFGQHLYDLNGSRKNRHDYIRQRLRELGRLLLTAQKSTPIQKAEELIYPANFNHLISAVKELAGYNPTNNTFRKPTLALKIGNSLGIICELVETDNLSSVDGDSSLVRFAREFKTIKNFRWKGLITRGATTTMTESKWNSPQILPLTEDVKRLDSHMENVKAIAEKMLRSSPTASNYAMLAKVTLAQVIIFNRRREGEVSRMELSTFKERKKSEINEDMAACLTPLEKKMCDFFTRVEIRGKRGRGVPVLLKPSMVSAMELLVESRESCCIPKDNVYMFARPGALSAYRGGECIQKFARECHAKNPDVLTSTRLRKHIATMSQVLNLQENEADQLANFLGHDIRVHRQYYRLPQGTLQLAKMSKVLLALEKGTLSLYKGQALDDIEIDPEERVDLQELDSSSDENDTSLSREAMEVTKAQENEAIENDDDVEPETSSSVTIRSPLKHGNRGNPKQKWEDSEVRAVERHMMRFIHTCKVPQKMDCIRCINAEPYALKNRNWTGVKNYVRNRITALKRKACAKD, from the exons ATGCAGAAGTGGTCGAGCAATTTTAAAG AAAAGATGGCTAGTATTCGAACAATACAAATGGAACAATCTGTGAGGAGAAGAAGACTCAACCCTCTACATGATGCTGAACAACATGTTGAACTTAAAATCGACAAGCCTGGTCTCATAGAACAGTTCATCAACTCATATAAAG GACGAGGTGTTATTGCCACTAAAGTGTTCAAACAAGGAGATTTTGTCCTTGAGTACCGTGGAAAACTATGTAAAGAGGATTCAATACTTCAAAAGAATAAATACAGTGACACAGAGGAAGTTTTCTTATTTGACTTCCAATGGCAAGGGAACGGTTGGTG TGTCGATGCTTCTGTTGAGGACAAGTCATTGGGAAGACTTGTGAATGATGATCACCAAAGGCCTAACTGCAAGATGAAGACGGTGGAAGTTGAAGGGCTGCCGCACCTTTGCCTTTTTGCTTTAAGAGACATTGACCCTGGAGAGGAAATAACTTACAACTATGGAAAAGCAAATTGGCCATGGCGCAAAAAG GTTAAATCCACTGGTGAAGTCCATGAGCAGAATACTGACCACCAAGATGACACCGAG GTTAAATCCACTGGTGAAGTCCATGAGCAGAATAATGACCACCAAGATGACACCGAG GTTAAATCCACTGGTGAAGTCCATGAGCAGAATACTGACCACCAAGATGACACCGAG GTTAAATCCACTGGTGAAGTCCATGAGCAGAATACTGACCACCAAGATGACACCGAG GTTAAATCCACTGGTGAAGTCCATGAGCAGAATACTGACCACCAAGATGACACCGAG GTTAAATCCACTGGTGAAGTCCATGAGCAGAATACTGACCACCAAGATGACACCGAG GTTAAATCCACTGGTGAAGTCCATGAGCAGAATAATGACCACCAAGATGACACCGAG GTTAAATCCACTGGTGAAGTCCATGAGCAGAATAATGACCACCAAGATGACACCGAG GTTAAATCCACTGGTGAAGTCCATGAGCAGAATAATGACCACCAAGATGACACCGAG GTTAAATCCACTGGTGAAGTCCATGAGCAGAATAATGACCACCAAGATGACACCGAG GTTAAATCCACTGGTGAAGTCCATGAGCAGAATAATGACCACCAAGATGACACCGAG GTTAAATCCACTGGTGAAGTCCATGAGCAGAATAATGACCACCAAGATGACACCGAG GTTAAATCCACTGGTGAAGTCCATGAGCAGAATAATGACCACCAAGATGACACCGAG GTTAAATCTACTGGTGAAGTCCATGAGCAGAATGCTGACCACCAAGATGACACCGAG TCACTAACAAGGAAATTGCAACAGCACTGTTCCAACAGCCTTTATTCTCACAAAAAGGCAGAAATGGAGCAAAATACTAAAGAGAGAAAAACTACCATGATGCTGGTGAAGCGTGCAAAACTTGCTCAGGAACTGGCAGAACTGGATGCCCTA CTAAATTCCCAGTTGGACAGCCCCCACAATGTAGGATCTCGGCTTAGTTCACAG CCATTACTTTCTTCAGATAACTCTGTCTTGAAGAAATCAATGACCAATGATACTTCTGATTGTGGGCAGCTAGCCCTAAAAAGACTG AAAACTGTTTCTTCGGCATTTGCTACAACCTCATCAGTTTCTCATGAATCTGGAAATCAATTGGTTGAATCTTCACACAAGAAGTCACTAAGAAAAAAGCAG GCCACTATATATATGGAAACGTGTTCTGATTGGTCAGATTGCACAGACTATAGTGATGCTGATTATGCTCCAGACTCTGAAGAAAGTTCAGCACAAGATGAAGATGCATGTCTTTGTCCAACTGCAAAAAAGCCTTTGCGTTCCCTGCGTTACCCCCTCTTGTCTCCAGTAAAACAAGATGATGGTTCAGAAAGTTCTATAGGGGAAAAAATGGCCAAAAGTCCTAAGAAGAGGACCTCAAGCACTCCTACAAAGAGAAAGTTTTCTATTGACAGTCCAAATAGCAATGTGTCCACTCCAAAGAAAAGTAGATTTGAGCAGATTTCTCACTCAATCAAAGTGTTACCGCCTTCTAAATCTGGAGGTTGCCGTGTGTATAACAAGAGAAACTATTGCCTCTATTGCCTTCAACCCACATCAAAACTTGCACGGCATCTGGAGACCATACATAAAAATGTTGAAGATGTTGCCCTTGCTTTTCAGTATCCAAAAAATTCAAAAGAGCGACGCAATAAGTTAAACATCCTTAGAAGACGTGGAAACTTTGCTCATAATGCCAGTGTTGTGAAGAAGGGAGCTGGTGAGCTacaggcctgctatagaccaaaaaaattaaaagatgcaTTTGATTTCATTCATTGTTATCATTGTCAGGGACTCTATGCCAAGAAAACATTGTGGAAGCACATGAGAAGATGCCCAGCAAAGAACAACAGTGATGATGAGTCCAGTACTGGGAAGCACAGAGTTCGATCAAAATGTGCTTTGAAAACTGCTGTTCCTCATGACATTGGTGAGGGCTTGAAAAGTGTCATTTCCTGCATGAAATATGACAAAGTCACTCAGTTGATTCAAAATGATAaacaacttctgcagtttggaCAGCATCTCTATGATCTGAATGGCTCAAGAAAGAACAGACATGACTACATAAGGCAAAGACTCAGGGAACTTGGGCGACTACTACTTACAGCACAGAAGAGTACTCCAATACAAAAAGCAGAGGAACTTATTTATCCTGCAAACTTCAATCATTTGATATCTGCAGTGAAAGAGTTGGCTGGGTATAACCCAACAAATAACACATTCCGCAAACCCACTTTAGCTCTAAAGATTGGAAACAGTCTTGGAATAATTTGTGAGCTTGTTGAGACTGACAACTTGTCCTCAGTAGATGGAGACTCAAGCCTTGTACGATTTGCTCGAGAGTTCAAGACCATCAAAAACTTCAGATGGAAGGGACTGATTACCAGAGGTGCAACAACAACTATGACAGAGTCCAAGTGGAATTCACCACAGATTTTACCTTTAACTGAAGATGTTAAACGTTTGGATAGCCATATGGAGAATGTTAAAGCCATTGCTGAAAAAATGTTGAGATCGAGTCCCACCGCTTCCAACTATGCAATGCTTGCCAAAGTAACACTTGCTCAAGTGATCATTTTTAACAGAAGAAGAGAAGGGGAGGTATCAAGAATGGAGCTGTCCACCTTCAAagagagaaaaaagtcagaaataaATGAGGACATGGCTGCTTGTCTGACTCCACTTGAGAAAAAAATGTGTGATTTCTTCACGAGAGTTGAAATCCGAGGAAAACGAGGGAGAGGAGTACCTGTTCTTTTAAAACCTTCAATGGTCTCTGCAATGGAACTGCTGGTTGAAAGCCGTGAATCTTGTTGCATTCCCAAAGACAACGTCTACATGTTTGCTAGACCCGGAGCATTATCTGCATATCGAGGAGGAGAGTGCATCCAGAAGTTTGCAAGAGAATGTCATGCCAAAAATCCAGATGTCCTTACTTCAACAAGACTTCGGAAACATATAGCAACAATGTCGCAGGTGCTGAATCTTCAAGAAAATGAAGCAGACCAACTGGCAAACTTCCTAGGTCATGACATCCGTGTGCATAGGCAGTATTACCGCTTACCCCAAGGAACACTTCAGCTTGCCAAGATGAGCAAAGTACTTTTGGCATTGGAGAAGGGAACTCTTTCACTTTATAAAGGCCAAGCTCTTGATGACATCGAGATTGACCCTGAAG AAAGAGTGGATTTACAGGAGCTGGATTCTTCAAGTGACGAGAATGACACTTCCCTCAGCAGAGAAGCCATGGAGGTgacaaaagcacaagaaaatgaaGCAATAGAGAACGATGATGATGTAGAACCTGAGACATCGTCATCTGTCACCATCAGAAGTCCTCTAAAACATG GAAATCGAGGTAACCCCAAACAAAAGTGGGAAGACAGTGAGGTACGTGCAGTTGAAAGGCACATGATGCGATTCATCCACACATGCAAGGTACCTCAGAAAATGGACTGCATTCGGTGCATCAACGCAGAACCCTATGCCCTAAAAAATCGAAACTGGACTGGTGTAAAAAATTATGTGAGAAATCGGATCACTGCATTGAAGAGAAAAGCCTGTGCCAAAGACTAA